In one Neobacillus sp. WH10 genomic region, the following are encoded:
- a CDS encoding HAMP domain-containing sensor histidine kinase, translating to MNIHKRFIVQFFIQLILVFILFFFLLIFIWGIIGLSIMNNEVTQDLSKADDSFFSNRITIHENKATFDNELKQLAANQNGWLLVLTQKGNVIGSYHAPEQVPTQFTQSEVAALLLQDSSAPEEYTHWLLKEKYPQQYLILFGRKITETRLLNEIKANIDWKNHQLHLTAATFQQMNEENGWAQLIDPSGKVVDQYGTHKEPITYSIQELHSLSKNKHDSIAAYFDAKSKQTIFVGVHDSNSAPNLEVSLAKTMNKGFVVIPVLLFLLLLMGTFWYARKFGVPLIMMMKWIQNLGSGLFEQPYDLHQRPMMLNKKGKLKRKYRLYKDLIETLSQLTEILKQNEVQRRKMKQTREEWISGLSHDLKTPLSSISGYAQMLESENYSWTEAETREFAGIITEKSAYMMNLLEDLTLTYRLKNQALPIAKEQVDINEFIRLTIIHFINDPTNNDKEFLFKPHNGTIVASIDPKWFQRIIDNLLANAVKYNPSGTKITVTISSIEQHLMMITIEDDGIGMDNETLNKLFHRYYRGTNTSDSGSGTGLGMAITKQLVHLHEGSINVKSAPQKGTTVRIILPLLIEEM from the coding sequence ATGAACATCCATAAACGTTTTATTGTTCAATTTTTTATCCAGTTAATCCTTGTTTTTATCCTATTTTTCTTTCTATTAATCTTCATTTGGGGAATCATTGGCCTTTCGATTATGAATAATGAGGTTACCCAGGATCTATCTAAGGCAGATGACTCTTTTTTTTCTAATAGGATTACGATTCATGAAAATAAAGCAACATTTGATAATGAATTAAAACAGCTCGCAGCGAACCAAAACGGATGGCTCCTTGTCCTAACTCAAAAAGGCAATGTCATCGGATCCTACCATGCACCTGAACAAGTCCCGACCCAGTTTACACAAAGTGAGGTGGCTGCTTTACTGCTGCAAGATAGCTCCGCCCCTGAAGAATACACGCATTGGCTGTTAAAAGAAAAATATCCTCAGCAATACTTGATTTTATTCGGAAGAAAGATTACGGAAACTAGATTATTAAACGAAATTAAGGCAAATATCGATTGGAAAAATCATCAACTTCATCTTACCGCTGCCACTTTTCAACAAATGAACGAAGAAAATGGCTGGGCACAATTGATTGATCCATCTGGAAAAGTAGTAGACCAATACGGTACGCATAAGGAACCCATTACATACTCAATTCAGGAGCTTCACAGCTTATCAAAGAATAAACACGACTCCATTGCCGCTTACTTTGATGCAAAGTCAAAACAAACAATCTTTGTTGGTGTACATGATTCAAATTCAGCCCCAAATCTTGAAGTAAGCTTGGCTAAAACGATGAATAAAGGTTTCGTCGTCATCCCAGTATTATTATTTCTGCTATTGTTGATGGGTACATTTTGGTATGCACGTAAATTCGGGGTTCCACTGATTATGATGATGAAATGGATTCAAAATCTTGGCAGTGGTTTATTTGAGCAGCCGTATGATCTCCATCAACGCCCAATGATGTTAAATAAAAAGGGGAAACTAAAAAGGAAGTATCGTTTGTATAAGGATCTAATTGAAACCCTTTCACAATTAACAGAGATACTAAAACAAAACGAAGTACAACGGCGGAAAATGAAGCAAACCCGAGAAGAATGGATTAGCGGTCTTTCACATGACTTAAAAACGCCGCTTTCCTCTATTTCCGGTTATGCGCAAATGCTTGAATCCGAAAATTATTCCTGGACAGAGGCAGAGACAAGGGAATTCGCGGGAATCATAACGGAAAAATCAGCATATATGATGAACTTACTTGAGGACTTAACATTAACCTATCGCTTAAAAAATCAGGCTCTGCCAATTGCAAAAGAACAGGTAGACATAAATGAATTCATCCGTCTAACTATTATTCATTTCATCAATGATCCAACTAATAATGATAAGGAATTTCTCTTCAAGCCACATAATGGAACTATTGTCGCATCGATTGATCCCAAATGGTTTCAACGGATTATTGATAACCTGCTAGCGAATGCCGTCAAATATAATCCTTCTGGTACGAAGATTACGGTAACAATTTCATCTATTGAACAACATCTTATGATGATTACCATTGAGGATGATGGCATCGGCATGGACAATGAAACACTCAATAAACTCTTCCACCGCTACTACCGGGGCACTAATACAAGCGACTCCGGCAGCGGAACTGGACTTGGAATGGCCATCACCAAACAATTGGTACATCTGCACGAAGGATCCATCAATGTAAAAAGCGCGCCTCAAAAAGGCACAACCGTTCGAATTATCCTTCCCCTATTAATAGAGGAAATGTAA
- a CDS encoding LLM class flavin-dependent oxidoreductase — protein sequence MEQYRIDKNKGIEFGLYSIGDHIPNPLTGSRISAEQRIQELIEASKLADEAGLDVFAVGESHQTYFTTQAHTVILGAIAQATKKIKIASSATVLSTSDPVRVYEDFATLDLISNGRAEIVAGRGSRVGAYSLLGYDVHDYGELFEEKMELLLNLNAEERVTWEGQFRAPLENASILPQPKNGHIPIWRAVGGPPASAIKAGYAGVPMMLTTLGGPAINFKVAVDAYREALERSGFDPAAMPIATTSLFNTAENSQDALREYYPHLNTGMQALRGGGYPKQQFAQAIDYRDALMIGSPQQIIEKMLYQYELYGQQRFMAQIDFGGVPFDKIVKNIELIATEILPAVREFTAKN from the coding sequence ATGGAACAATACCGTATTGATAAAAATAAAGGCATTGAATTCGGTTTATATTCGATTGGTGATCATATACCAAACCCATTAACAGGCAGCCGGATTAGCGCTGAACAACGAATCCAGGAATTAATTGAGGCAAGTAAGCTGGCAGATGAGGCGGGACTTGATGTTTTTGCCGTTGGTGAAAGTCATCAAACGTATTTTACAACCCAAGCGCATACGGTCATTTTAGGAGCGATTGCCCAAGCGACAAAAAAGATTAAAATTGCCAGCTCGGCAACGGTGTTAAGTACATCAGACCCCGTTCGTGTGTATGAAGATTTTGCGACACTCGATTTAATTTCAAACGGTCGGGCTGAAATTGTTGCTGGGCGCGGGTCACGAGTTGGGGCGTATAGCTTGCTTGGCTATGATGTACATGATTATGGAGAATTATTTGAAGAAAAAATGGAGCTTCTGCTGAATTTAAATGCCGAAGAAAGGGTGACATGGGAAGGTCAATTCCGGGCACCACTGGAAAATGCATCTATTCTTCCACAGCCTAAAAATGGTCATATACCGATTTGGCGTGCTGTAGGCGGTCCGCCAGCGAGTGCCATTAAAGCAGGATATGCCGGTGTACCCATGATGCTGACGACACTAGGCGGACCAGCGATTAATTTTAAAGTAGCTGTAGATGCATATCGTGAGGCATTAGAACGAAGTGGTTTTGACCCAGCAGCAATGCCAATTGCTACAACAAGCTTATTTAACACAGCAGAAAATTCACAGGATGCTCTTCGTGAATATTATCCACATCTGAATACCGGTATGCAGGCTTTACGAGGCGGCGGCTATCCAAAACAGCAATTTGCCCAAGCCATTGACTATCGTGATGCGTTAATGATAGGCAGCCCGCAGCAAATAATTGAAAAAATGCTCTACCAATATGAACTATACGGTCAACAGAGATTCATGGCACAAATTGACTTTGGCGGCGTACCATTCGATAAAATTGTGAAAAACATCGAATTGATTGCTACAGAAATTTTACCTGCAGTAAGAGAATTTACAGCTAAAAATTAG
- a CDS encoding response regulator transcription factor: MHEPQLLIVDDEKAILHMLTTILKKEAFNFIDTAGTAEEALALCQVKRYDLILLDVMLPNRSGFEICPLIRETTDAPIFFLTARSTDLDKLSGFALGADDYITKPFNPLEVVARIKAHLRRHTGKITNTSKTFYQFGPLHVNTLSGEVSVNGRKVELPAQVYQLLLFFCKHPNQLFSKNQLYEKVWGEEFLGEDNTVMVHIRKLREKIEDNPSKPRHIVTVRGLGYKFVPDGGSHEHP, translated from the coding sequence ATGCACGAACCACAATTATTAATTGTCGATGATGAGAAAGCTATTTTACATATGTTAACAACGATTTTAAAAAAAGAAGCATTTAACTTTATTGATACGGCAGGTACAGCTGAGGAGGCGCTTGCCTTATGTCAAGTGAAACGATATGACTTAATCCTTTTGGATGTGATGCTTCCAAATCGCAGCGGTTTTGAAATTTGCCCCCTCATTAGGGAAACGACCGATGCCCCTATATTCTTTCTGACAGCTCGGTCTACAGATTTAGATAAACTTTCAGGCTTTGCATTAGGCGCAGATGATTATATCACAAAACCCTTCAATCCCCTTGAAGTCGTTGCAAGGATTAAAGCCCATTTACGCCGTCACACTGGAAAAATCACAAATACTTCTAAAACGTTTTACCAATTTGGACCCCTCCATGTAAACACACTCTCTGGGGAAGTGAGCGTAAATGGAAGGAAAGTAGAATTACCAGCACAGGTCTATCAGCTCCTTCTTTTCTTCTGTAAACATCCAAATCAGCTATTTAGTAAAAACCAGCTTTATGAGAAAGTGTGGGGCGAGGAGTTTCTAGGTGAGGATAATACTGTTATGGTCCATATTAGAAAGCTTCGGGAAAAAATCGAGGACAATCCTAGTAAGCCGCGTCATATTGTTACCGTAAGAGGGCTTGGCTATAAATTTGTACCTGATGGTGGCAGCCATGAACATCCATAA
- a CDS encoding NADPH-dependent FMN reductase produces the protein MKIVGLSGSKVGSKTRTAMDYTLKSAKEKYPDAEITLIDLAEFDVQFSDGRNYWEYEGDTKYVTESIMAADAIIIGTPVFQASIPGTLKNIFDLLPVNAFRDKVVSMLVTAGTPKHYLVVEQQLKPILAYMKAQIVQTYVFIEEKDFYRKEITNDDVLFRIERLVEDTVVLTDTYTSIREAKEAEYDF, from the coding sequence ATGAAAATAGTCGGCTTATCAGGATCGAAGGTTGGTTCGAAAACGAGAACAGCGATGGACTACACATTAAAATCAGCAAAAGAAAAATATCCGGATGCAGAAATTACCCTAATTGATCTTGCAGAATTTGATGTTCAGTTTAGTGATGGGCGTAACTATTGGGAATATGAGGGCGATACAAAGTATGTGACAGAATCCATCATGGCAGCTGATGCCATCATTATTGGTACCCCCGTGTTCCAAGCATCGATTCCAGGTACATTGAAGAATATATTTGATTTACTGCCAGTAAATGCATTTCGCGATAAAGTGGTAAGTATGCTTGTGACAGCTGGTACACCCAAGCATTACTTAGTGGTAGAACAACAATTAAAACCAATTTTGGCTTATATGAAAGCACAGATCGTTCAGACATATGTATTTATCGAAGAAAAGGATTTTTATCGAAAAGAAATTACAAATGATGATGTATTATTCAGAATCGAGCGTTTGGTCGAAGATACAGTAGTACTAACGGACACCTATACGAGTATTCGTGAAGCGAAAGAAGCAGAATATGATTTTTGA